One part of the Populus alba chromosome 18, ASM523922v2, whole genome shotgun sequence genome encodes these proteins:
- the LOC118039548 gene encoding transcription factor bHLH35: protein MEPIENIGEEYQNYWETKMFLQNEELDSWAIDEAFSGYYDSSSPDGAASSAASKNIVSERNRRKKLNERLFALRAVVPNISKMDKASIIKDAIGYIQELHDQEKKIQAELLELESGKSKKNHGGFGVHYHQELPVLLRSKKKKIDYQFCDFGGSKISPIELLELRVAYMGENTLLVSLTCNKRTDTMVKLCEVFESLGLKIITANITTISGRVLKTVFIEADEEEKDQLKIRIEAAIAALNDPPSPMSM, encoded by the exons ATGGAACCTATTGAAAATATTGGCGAAGAATACCAAAATTATTGGGAGACTAAAATGTTTCTCCAAAATGAAGAGCTTGATAG TTGGGCAATAGATGAGGCCTTTTCAGGGTACTACGACTCAAGTTCGCCGGACGGAGCAGCCTCATCGGCAGCCTCTAAGAATATTGTTTCCGAAAGGAATAGGAGGAAGAAGCTCAATGAAAGACTCTTTGCACTTAGAGCCGTGGTCCCCAACATTAGTAAG ATGGACAAGGCGTCAATAATTAAGGATGCCATTGGCTACATCCAAGAATTGCAtgatcaagagaaaaaaatccaagctGAACTACTTGAACTTGAATCTGGGAAATCGAAGAAAAATCATGGAGGTTTTGGTGTACATTACCACCAAGAGTTGCCAGTCTTATTGAGatccaagaaaaagaagattgaTTATCAATTTTGTGATTTTGGAGGATCCAAGATTTCTCCTATTGAGCTTCTTGAG CTAAGGGTTGCTTACATGGGAGAGAATACATTATTGGTGAGCTTGACATGCAATAAAAGAACAGACACCATGGTGAAACTTTGCGAGGTTTTCGAATCATTGGGACTCAAAATTATTACAGCAAATATCACGACTATCTCAGGGAGAGTCTTGAAGACTGTCTTCATTGAG GcagatgaagaagagaaagatcAATTGAAGATAAGAATTGAAGCAGCCATTGCAGCTCTTAATGATCCACCAAGTCCTATGAGCATGTAA
- the LOC118039547 gene encoding DNA ligase 4, producing MASSSSSSSTEHTKFSILVSLFNWISKTKTSSRKRSKFRKFIDTFCSPSDYFSAVRLILPNLDRERGTYGLKESVLAVSLIEALGMSRDSPDALKLINWRKGGANATGANAGNFSLVAAEVLQRRQGTVSGGLTIEELNGLLDKLASSENRGEKTAVLAALINKTNTQEMKWIIMIILKDLKLGMSEKSVFHEFHPDAEDLFNVTCDLKLVCEKLRDRNQRHKRQDIEVGKAVRPQLAMRVSDAHAAWKKLHGKEVVVECKFDGDRIQIHKNGVEVHYFSRNFLDHSEYAHGMSDIIVQNVLDERCILDGEMLVWDTSLNRFAEFGSNQEIAKAARDGLDSDRQLCYVAFDILYVGDTSVIHQTLKERHELLRKVVKPVKGCLEILVPNGGLNAHRLPGEPYCSLIAYNVDDIEKFFKETIENRDEGIILKDLGSKWEPSDRSGKWLKLKPEYIRAGSDLDVLIIGGYYGSGRRGGEVAQFLLGLAERPASNTYPRRFISFCRVGNGLSDEELDTVVSKLKPYFRKNEYPKNSPPSFYQVTNNSKERPDVWIENPDKSIILSITSDIRTISSEVFSAPYSLRFPRIDRVRYDKPWHECLDVQSFVELVHSSNGTTQKGKGYGDVQDSKPTHIKSSRKGEKKSVSVVPSHLIQTDISDIKGETLIFSNMMFYFVNVPPSNSLESLHKMVAENGGTFSMNLNNSVTHCIAAESKGIKYQAAKLHGDIIHYSWVLDCCLQKKLLPLQPKCFLFLSDGSKKKLHEEIDEFSDSYYWDLDLSDIKQLLSNINASEDAKAIDDFKQKYCPEEKWSLFHGCCVYFHISRESLTPDWESLLGLAFRRLKLEIFMGGGKVSNNIAHATHLVVLIVPASDVDFGSLVKSFTIAEKHFLLNKRLYVIGSQWLEDSLERGQKLLEDTYNLKPSGLEESNCKEVVCDLDMEEATPILDGAENERLPSVTDSEAKEKRSKAALKDSNKLVSREKETTRKRGRPAGGSTKKGNIGAGQARRTRARIVNKPAKISVEKSDESCSHDDMSDGNDEIHGGEPAGGITKKRKMGAGLARRTRACTVNKPAKISEEKPDESCSHDDKNEENEMSEGNEEIHGPVSKYNLDIQQTKTVEDSESSWRGKAKEETAEENRHEEWLDKAPDVEMSERYYDKVSEKPEKLEVMVDPVHAILMDMIPSLGMKKGETTNPTFDNEKQAEGPHAQSGPSMKKVENTTPILDTEKPAENPSLLPVKKKVSYKDLAAKLLLN from the exons ATggcttcctcttcctcttcgtCGTCAACTGAGCACACGAAGTTCTCCATCTTAGTGAGTCTCTTCAACTGGATTTCAAAGACCAAAACTTCCTCCAGAAAACGCTCCAAATTCCGCAAATTCATCGACACTTTCTGCTCTCCGTCCGATTACTTCTCCGCCGTCCGCTTGATCCTACCTAACCTCGACCGCGAACGCGGCACTTACGGTCTCAAAGAATCTGTCCTCGCCGTTTCCCTCATTGAAGCACTCGGCATGTCCAGGGATTCCCCTGATGCCTTGAAGTTGATTAATTGGCGTAAAGGTGGCGCCAACGCTACCGGTGCCAATGCTGGCAATTTCTCTCTCGTTGCTGCCGAA GTGTTGCAGCGGAGGCAGGGAACGGTGTCGGGTGGGTTGACGATTGAGGAGCTGAATGGTTTGCTTGATAAATTGGCATCCAGTGAAAATAG GGGTGAGAAAACTGCAGTACTTGCTGCTTTGATAAACAAGACAAATACACAGGAAATGAAGTGGATTATTATGATTATTCTTAAAG ATTTGAAGTTGGGGATGAGTGAAAAGAGTGTATTTCATGAATTTCACCCAGATGCGGAAGACTTGTTTAATGTTACATGTGACTTGAAATTGGTTTGTGAAAAGCTGAGGGATCGAAATCAAAGGCATAAACGTCAG gataTTGAAGTTGGAAAAGCAGTGCGCCCTCAACTAGCAATGAGAGTTAGTGATGCACATGCTGCATGGAAAAAG TTGCATGGGAAGGAAGTGGTGGTGGAATGTAAATTTGATGGTGATCGCATCCAAATACATAAGAATGGTGTGGAAGTACACTATTTCTCAAG GAACTTTCTAGATCACTCTGAATATGCTCATGGAATGTCGGACATTATTGTACAAAATGTTTTGGATGAGAG GTGTATTCTTGATGGTGAAATGCTGGTCTGGGATACATCTTTGAATCGGTTTGCAGAGTTTGGTTCAAATCAAGAAATAG CAAAGGCTGCAAGGGATGGGCTTGATAGTGATAGACAG TTATGCT ATGTTGCATTTGATATTCTTTATGTTGGAGATACAAGTGTGATTCACCAAACCTTGAAGGAAAGGCATGAGCTGCTCCGTAAAGTTGTCAAGCCAGTGAAGGGTTGTTTAGAGATCTTAGTACCTAATGGGGGTCTTAATGCTCATCGTCTTCCTG GGGAACCTTATTGTTCGCTTATTGCATATAACGTGGATGACATTGAGAAGTTTTTTAAGGAAACCATTGAAAACAG GGATGAAGGTATTATATTAAAAGACCTTGGTTCCAAATGGGAACCAAGTGATCGGAGTGGAAAGTGGTTGAAACTGAAGCCTGAGTACATTCGTGCTGGTTCTGACTTAGATGTTCTTATCATAG GGGGATACTATGGTTCTGGACGTCGTGGAGGAGAG GTGGCTCAATTCTTGTTGGGTCTAGCAGAGCGTCCTGCTTCTAATACATATCCCAGGCG ATTTATCTCCTTTTGCAGAGTGGGCAATGGGCTGTCAGATGAGGAGCTGGATACTGTTGTCTCCAAACTAAAGCCTTATTTTAG GAAGAATGAATACCCAAAGAACTCACCACCAAGTTTTTATCAAGTTACAAATAATTCAAAAGAGAGACCAGATGTGTGGATTGAAAACCCTGACAA ATCAATTATACTTTCCATTACTAGTGATATTCGGACTATAAGTTCTGAG GTGTTTTCTGCCCCATATAGCTTGAGATTTCCGCGTATTGACAGAGTGAGATATGACAAGCCTTGGCATGAATGTCTTGATGTGCAGT CATTTGTAGAGCTAGTACATTCAAGTAATGGTACCACACAAAAAGGAAAAGGGTACGGAGATGTGCAAGATAGCAAACCGACACATATAAAATCGTCTaggaaaggagagaaaaagagCGTGTCTGTTGTTCCATCTCATTTAATTCAGACTGATATTTCTGACATCAAGGGGGaaactttgatattttcaaatatgaTGTTTT ACTTTGTCAATGTGCCTCCATCTAATTCTCTCGAATCCTTGCACAAAATGGTTGCTGAGAATGGGGGAACTTTCTCAATGAATTTAAATAACTCAGTCACCCATTGTATAGCTGCTGAAAGCAAAG GGATTAAATATCAAGCAGCAAAGCTTCACGGAGATATTATCCATTATTCATGGGTCTTGGATTGCTGTTTGCAAAAGAAGCTCCTTCCATTGCAGCCAAA GTGCTTCCTTTTCCTGTCTGATGGTTCAAAGAAGAAGTTACACGAAGAAATTGATGAATTTTCTGATTCTTACTACTGGGACCTTGATCTTTCAGACATCAAACAG CTTTTGAGCAACATAAATGCATCAGAAGATGCCAAAGCCATAGACGACTTCAAGCAAAAGTACTGTCCAGAGGAAAAATGGTCTCTGTTTCATGGCTGCTGTGTATATTTTCACATTTCAAGAGAGTCTTT AACACCCGACTGGGAATCCTTGTTAGGACTTGCATTTAGGAGgttgaaacttgaaattttCATGGGTGGTGGCAAAGTCAGCAATAATATTGCGCATGCCACTCATTTGGTGGTCCTGATTGTACCAGCATCTGATGTGGATTTTGGTTCCCTTGTGAAAAG TTTCACAATTGCAGAGAAACATTTTCTCCTGAATAAGAGGTTGTATGTGATTGGATCTCAATGGTTGGAGGACTCTTTGGAGAGGGGGCAAAAGTTGCTAGAGGATACATATAACTTGAAACCCTCTGGTTTGGAAGAGTCAAACTGCAAAGAAGT tGTATGTGACCTAGATATGGAAGAAGCAACTCCCATTTTAGATGGTGCAGAAAATGAGAGATTGCCGTCAGTTACTGATAGTGAAGCCAAGGAGAAAAGAAGCAAAGCTGCTTTAAAAGATTCAAATAAACTGGTCTCCCGTGAAAAGGAGACAACGAGGAAAAGAGGGAGGCCTGCTGGTGGGAgcacaaaaaaaggaaacataGGTGCTGGCCAAGCACGAAGAACACGGGCACGAATTGTAAACAAGCCTGCTAAAATATCCGTAGAAAAATCAGACGAAAGCTGTTCTCATGATGATATGAGTGATGGAAATGATGAAATTCATGGAGGGGAGCCTGCTGGTGGGATAACAAAGAAACGAAAAATGGGTGCTGGCCTAGCTCGAAGAACACGTGCATGCACCGTAAACAAGCCTGCTAAAATATCTGAAGAAAAACCAGATGAAAGCTGTTCTCATGatgataaaaatgaagaaaacgaAATGAGTGAAGGAAATGAAGAAATTCATGGGCCAGTTAGCAAGTACAATTTGGATATCCAACAAACTAAAACGGTAGAAGATTCAGAATCATCGTGGAGAGGTAAAGCAAAGGAGGAGACTGCTGAAGAGAACAGACATGAAGAGTGGTTAGATAAAGCTCCTGATGTTGAAATGAGCGAAAGGTATTATGACAAGGTGTCTGAGAAGCCTGAGAAACTAGAAGTCATGGTCGATCCAGTTCATGCCATCTTAATGGACATGATTCCAAGCCTTGGTATGAAGAAGGGGGAGACCACAAATCCAACATTTGACAATGAAAAGCAAGCTGAAGGTCCCCATGCACAGTCAGGCCCCAGTATGAAGAAGGTGGAAAATACAACTCCAATCCTAGATACCGAAAAGCCAGCTGAAAATCCCAGTTTACTGCCAGTGAAGAAGAAAGTCAGCTACAAAGATCTTGCTGCCAAACTGCTCCTGAATTAG